aGTTTTGTAAAATTTAACAATTAGTGTTTGTTTAATATTTCATAAAGGTTAAATGTACTTATATATAGCAAGCTTAAAGCACCAAATTTTCTCTAAAGTATATTTGAGGGGTCATTTTGAACCTACCCTCAAATTCtcaagagatttttttttaatttcatcccacattttatataatattttaaataaattttgttaaagtGACTTTTGTTAAAGATGAGGCAAAGTTGAATGACTTTTGTGTAACAAAATAAAGAACAATGACTTTTGGGTAGTGAATATAAAGCTGGATGACCACCCGTGaaatttactctttttttttttcaattttggtcaGGTTGttttttgattcatctatttttatttttttgcttttgataaaTAATTGTAGATAATTAAGGTAGAAAGTACAAACATTGATAGTCAAATATGAAACTCGCAAAATTTAATACTTTTCAGGTGTATTTTAccactagtttaggtgtacgcgtcttgcgcgtgtacctcactttaatgagtttaaacattacactaaataaaatatttatttaaataataaagatgaatataataattaaatttaatatcttttgagtaagTAAAGATTGGAGAATCTATTTATTAAACTtaacatttaccaaaaatatttttgatcgtccgacactcatctaccgcctgtaaacaataacaaaataatacgataataaagctatcaaaataatataattaaacctaacctttacatacaaaaaaattcctcaaagccaaccaacattgatctatcacctgtaaactacaacaaaataattcgATAAAAgttatatcaaaataatacaattaaacttaaattttacacacaaaaattttttaagccgatcgagattcatctacaaacggtaaattaccacaaaataacaaactaatagagatattacgattatacaattaaacctaaccttgacctcaaaaaaaaaaatctctaagccgacccacattcatctagcatatgtaaattaaaataaaataataagataataaagatattaaaataatacaattaaacctaacctttacataagaaattcttcaaagccaaccgaatCCATCATCCACCAATCTAAACATGCAATCGAattaagttagatgagcatcaatcatattctcccaatagataaaccagtttgttctctagtttaacgtacatctcaatagagtcttattttaggagtatttttcaaattaaacagtagaaagaaaaataataattaattctcCCACCATATATtataggagtctcatatattttaggaagtctaataaaaagaaaaatattaattaattctcctaccctatattttaggagtcccatatattttaggatgtctagttaatatagtaaaaaataattaaataataaattaaaaatatatagtgaaaagtcagttttgtctaaagaaaagtcttttaatgaaggacaaaaagtttaaatctaagggtgttcacatttttaatatattatatagattatagattatagatatagattatagatatagatagattatagattattttcAAGAAAAGATAAAAGGGGATAAGTTAATATCGTAAATCAAACAGGGTTGTTTCTCTTACTAAATTTAACTAGAAGGGAAATCTCTGTGGAAAGATTTGAAGAATCTCATTTTACGAATCTAGTATGTACTATTTAATTTTGACTCATCCTTAATTTTGTACTAGAAAAAGTACATTTACTACAATGTACTATCAACAACTTTGTTGCTTACTTAGGTACCACTAAACTACTAGCCAGTTCACAAAAGAAAAGCAAgaattagaagagaaaaaaatgaacaaCAGCGGTGACATGGATGGAATGGCTATGGGGCCGCCGAGCAATGGCACAGGAGGAGGAAGGATAACGATGAACCATCAACACATGATGATGCACGTCACGTTTTTCTGGGAAAAGAGTGCTGAGATTCTCTTCTCAGGTTGGCCGCCTGGATATGATAATTTGGGCATGTACATCTTGGCACTTGTTATTGTCTTTTCCATGGCGGTTTTTGTAGAATTTCTCTCTAGTAGCAATTACATTAATGAGAGTAatgttgatcatgtaattgctgGCCTTCTTCAGACAATCTTGTATGGTTTGAGAATTGGTTTGGCTTATGTTGTCATGTTGGCTGTTATGTCTTTTAATGTGGGTGTTTTCTTGGTTGCTATTGTTGGACGCTTGTTAGGATTCCTGGTTTTTGGAAGTAGAGTTTCCAAGAAATCCTCCTATGAGTTGTtgttattgataaattttattaatgGATGTATCGTATGAGTTTATTTTATCTTGTTCATTCTTTCCAGTATACTCCATCCGTTTGAAAGTAGTTATTCTATCTTGTTCATTATTCTTTTTTAGTATACTCTATTGTTTCAAAGTATTTCCtccgttcatttttacttgtcataaattttctaattaaatttctatttttacttattatttttaatacatcaagaaaagataactttttttttcttattttacctttaACATTAATcgttttttctccaaattaatttcaagacacaatataaacatcatttaataatgTTACTATGATAAAATgactatgttattaattatttttcttaataagtgtATAATCTCAATTtgattgtaggggggtgcggatatctgatgtatgaaatagatttattaggtataggtatctagtgaatctatttcatacatcagatatccacacacccctacaattggtatcagagcccagtaattcaaaaaatacgaaagtgagatatatgttagagttattagaatttacctctaaattattaaattaattatgcgaagaccatttaaaaatagagaagcttttagaaaaattaaagaatctttaattagtaattattcagaatatataagtctaaacaaaacaaaagaaaacccacaaagattagcctacttaattacattaatatctagtactgaatcaaaattaataatccatttaaaatctaggataatgaaacacataccacctaattatgataaaattagatttagatatccgccaagttattataaatataatttaaaatgaataaagtacaacaatacaaagaattaaaacaaattatttttgaaaaacgtaaagaattaaaaataagaataaaaagactacattataatatatttgccggagttagtaaaaactcaatagatacacaaaaagatgaaatatcaaaatcagaatcacaaatagatagtttagaatatatatatatcattatgaactattcacaataaaatgaacaaagaagaatttataatagatgaaaaatatatgaaaaccaggaaggatcaaaaataaaaatagtattttctaatctacgaagaagatataagaaaataggtgaacatttatatctaatgttagaaatagaagaattaaaattagaagataaattaacagcaatggtaagaatagaaaaagaaaatgaagagatagatagaaaaaagaaatagaaaaaataaaacaacaaactacagaagaaatacgaaaaatagaagaaactaaaaatagtaggattgctgaattagaaaaagaactacaaatgttaaaagagctgtatgNNNNNNNNNNNNNNNNNNNNNNNNNNNNNNNNNNNNNNNNNNNNNNNNNNNNNNNNNNNNNNNNNNNNNNNNNNNNNNNNNNNNNNNNNNNNNNNNNNNNNNNNNNNNNNNNNNNNNNNNNNNNNNNNNNNNNNNNNNNNNNNNNNNNNNNNNNNNNNNNNNNNNNNNNNNNNNNNNNNNNNNNNNNNNNNNNNNNNNNNNNNNNNNNNNNNNNNNNNNNNNNNNNNNNNNNNNNNNNNNNNNNNNNNNNNNNNNNNNNNNNNNNNNNNNNNNNNNNNNNNNNNNNNNNNNNNNNNNNNNNNNNNNNNNNNNNNNNNNNNNNNNNNNNNNNNNNNNNNNNNNNNNNNNNNNNNNNNNNNNNNNNNNNNNNNNNNNNNNNNNNNNNNNNNNNNNNNNNNNNNNNNNNNNNNNNNNNNNNNNNNNNNNNNNNNNNNNNNNNNNNNNNNNNNNNNNNNNNNNNNNNNNNNNNNNNNNNNNNNNNNNNNNNNNNNNNNNNNNNNNNNNNNNNNNNNNNNNNNNNNNNNNNNNNNNNNNNNNNNNNNNNNNNNNNNNNNNNNNNNNNNNNNNNNNNNNNNNNNNNNNNNNNNNNNNNNNNNNNNNNNNNNNNNNNNNNNNNNNNNNNNNNNNNNNNNNNNNNNNNNNNNNNNNNNNNNNNNNNNNNNNNNNNNNNNNNNNNNNNNNNNNNNNNNNNNNNNNNNN
The Capsicum annuum cultivar UCD-10X-F1 chromosome 6, UCD10Xv1.1, whole genome shotgun sequence DNA segment above includes these coding regions:
- the LOC107875084 gene encoding copper transporter 6-like; the protein is MNNSGDMDGMAMGPPSNGTGGGRITMNHQHMMMHVTFFWEKSAEILFSGWPPGYDNLGMYILALVIVFSMAVFVEFLSSSNYINESNVDHVIAGLLQTILYGLRIGLAYVVMLAVMSFNVGVFLVAIVGRLLGFLVFGSRVSKKSSYELLLLINFINGCIV